The region CGTGCAAACCTCTGGATTCTTAACCCCCGCCAGGGTGTCCAGACGCGTGATGATGAGCCCGCTCATCGAATTCACCCGGGCCGAGTGACGCAGGGCCACCAGGTCGAGCCAACCACATCGGCGAGGGCGGCCGGTGGTGGTGCCGTATTCGTGCCCTTGTTCGCGGATCTGGTGGCCGATTTCGTTGTCCTGCTCGGTCGGGAACGGCCCTTCGCCCACACGGGTCGCGTACGCTTTGCACACCCCCAGCACGTTGTGGATGTCGCGCGGCCCGATGCCCGTGCCAAGGCACGCGCCGCCCGCTGTGGGGTGGCTACTCGTGACATACGGGTAGGTGCCGTGGTCGAGGTCGAGAAAGGTGCCCTGCGCCCCTTCGAACAACACCCGATCGCCCCGGCGGACGGCCTCTTGCAAAATAGATTCGGTGTCGCTGACATAGGGGGCAATCCGCTCGGCATAGCTGCAGTATTCGGCGTAGAGCGAATCGAACGCCACCGGCTCCCCGCCCAGCAGTTGGATCAACCGGTTCTTGAATTCCAAAACTTGGCGCAGGCGTTCGGCAAAGACCTGCTGATCCACAAACTCGCCCATGCGGATGCCGACGCGTTGGACTTTATCGGTATACATGGGGCCGATTCCGCGCGAGGTCGTGCCGATCTTGTTGTCACCCCGGGCGGATTCTTCAAGTTGGTCGAGCAGCCGGTGGTACGGGAACACCACATGGGCGGCGGGCGAAATTTTAAGGTCGCCGAGTTCGGGTTGCAACTCGCGGGTACGGTCGATTTCCTCCAGCAGGGCCTTGGGGCAAACCGCCATGCCGCCGCCCAAAATGCTGAGCGTGTTGCGGTGGAGGATGCCCGCGGGGAGCAGGTGGAATTTGAAGGTCTTTCCGCCCGTGATGACGGTGTGCCCGGCATTGTTGCCGCCTGAATACCGGACGACATAGGCGGCTTGGTTGCCGAGCACGTCGACGATCTTGCCTTTGGCTTCATCGCCCCATTGGGCGCCGACGATGACGAGGGTGGACATGGATTTTGGTGTTCTCCGGTCTCCGCCGGGCACAAATAACGAGCCGGCGGGTCTGTGATGCCGGTGGGTTCAACCACCGCATCGAGGATCCGCCGGCAATTGCCGATAGCCTTATCTCGACTGGCTTATTGTATCGGAATCTGCGCCGGAGGGTGTTGCCCCTGGGACCCCGGGTCTCGGAGACGCATGGGTAACCTCCAATCATGAACGACAGCGCAGTCTATATCCTCGGCGGCAAGCGGACGCCGATCGGCGCGTTCCAGGGGGCCCTTGGCACCCTGACGGCCCCTCAACTCGGAACCGCCGCCATCCACGCCGCCCTTGAAGCCAGCGGTGTCAACGCCGACCAGGTGGACGAAGTGCTGATGGGCAACGTGCTCAGCGCCGGGATCGGCCAAGCCCCCGCCCGCCAAGCCAGTCGAGGGGCCGGGATCCCCGATTCCACCCCCTGCACAACCATCAACAAGGTGTGCGGGAGCGGGATGAAAACCATCATGATGGCGGCCCAGGCGATCAAATGCGGCGATGCCCAAATTGTTGTGGCCGGGGGCATGGAAAGCATGACCAATACCCCCTATGCCCTGCCGACTGCCCGGGCCGGGATGCGCATGGGCAACCAATCCGCCGTTGACCTCATGATCCACGATGGGCTTTGGGATCCTTACGACAATATGCACATGGGCAGCTGCGGCGACCTGTGCGCCAGCGAAAAGGGGTTCAGCCGAGAAGAACTCGATGCCTACTCTGCCGAAAGCTACCGCCGTGCTCTGGCCGCGCAAGAATCTGGCAAGTTCCAAGATGAACTCACGGTTGTTGCGGTTCCACAGCGCAAAGGCGACCCCGTGATCGTCACTGCCGATGAAGAGCCTGGCCGCGGAAATCCGGCCAAACTCCCGGAACTCCGGCCGGCCTTTAGTAAAGACGGCGTCACCACCGCCGGCAACGCCAGTTCCATCAACGATGGGGCTGCCGCCCTGGTTTTGGCCTCCCAAGCCGCGGTGGATCAAAACGATTTCAAGCCTATCGGCCGGGTTGTGGCCTATGCGCAGCACGCTCAAGAACCCAAATGGTTCACCACCGCCCCCGCTCAGGCCGTGCTCAAATTGCTCAACAAGACCAACCTCACAGTAGCCGATATC is a window of Armatimonadota bacterium DNA encoding:
- a CDS encoding adenylosuccinate synthase — protein: MSTLVIVGAQWGDEAKGKIVDVLGNQAAYVVRYSGGNNAGHTVITGGKTFKFHLLPAGILHRNTLSILGGGMAVCPKALLEEIDRTRELQPELGDLKISPAAHVVFPYHRLLDQLEESARGDNKIGTTSRGIGPMYTDKVQRVGIRMGEFVDQQVFAERLRQVLEFKNRLIQLLGGEPVAFDSLYAEYCSYAERIAPYVSDTESILQEAVRRGDRVLFEGAQGTFLDLDHGTYPYVTSSHPTAGGACLGTGIGPRDIHNVLGVCKAYATRVGEGPFPTEQDNEIGHQIREQGHEYGTTTGRPRRCGWLDLVALRHSARVNSMSGLIITRLDTLAGVKNPEVCTAYDLGAGPIDYVPGSIGEWSAVQPQYQTLAGWDEDIREVKSWDALPAHVQAYVRFIEEYTGTPAAILSVGPDRDQTIVLRTDLIWS
- a CDS encoding thiolase family protein; protein product: MNDSAVYILGGKRTPIGAFQGALGTLTAPQLGTAAIHAALEASGVNADQVDEVLMGNVLSAGIGQAPARQASRGAGIPDSTPCTTINKVCGSGMKTIMMAAQAIKCGDAQIVVAGGMESMTNTPYALPTARAGMRMGNQSAVDLMIHDGLWDPYDNMHMGSCGDLCASEKGFSREELDAYSAESYRRALAAQESGKFQDELTVVAVPQRKGDPVIVTADEEPGRGNPAKLPELRPAFSKDGVTTAGNASSINDGAAALVLASQAAVDQNDFKPIGRVVAYAQHAQEPKWFTTAPAQAVLKLLNKTNLTVADIDLFEINEAFAVVAMTTAKDVGIPHDKLNVNGGAVSIGHPIGMTGTRLVLTALMELRRRGGRYAIASPCIGGGEATAVLVEAL